A single genomic interval of Spinacia oleracea cultivar Varoflay chromosome 6, BTI_SOV_V1, whole genome shotgun sequence harbors:
- the LOC110787705 gene encoding uncharacterized protein, which translates to MLKDAEVELYPGFLPKGETVPDSLHEADKIIKGISLGYEKIHACPNDCMLFRKDKAKNDNCSVCGASRWKPSNEECKGGSSSTKAKKERKIPIKVLRYFPLKPRLQRLYMSSKTAEDMIWHDKDRKKENGVLRHPADTEAWQSFDRKYPEYALEPRNVRLGLASDGFNPFGEKRSTYSTWPVILAAYNLPPWLCMKKEYIMLLMIIPGPKAPGNDIDTYLQPLIDDLKELWEVGVPTYDAYKKETFQLHASLLWTINDFPAYGNLSGWCVYGKNACPYCNKDTWSKRYNNSGKVFYLGGRMFLDIDHKYRYDEKSFDNTKEFRPAPIPPSGSEVLQQLKNIVFALGKTTKDEISGVVKNTWKKESRLFDLPYWKDNLLRHNLDVMHIEKNVCDNIINTLLNVPKKSKDNLKARRTLEEIWAKDRFCEVLENVKFPDGHASNISRCVMKRKLHGLKSHDCHVLMQLLLPMAMRESVNEKVASVLIELCDFFRALCAKTLVVSELEKLQKRIVVTLCNMEKNIPPTFFTIMVHLVVHLADEAKIGGPVNNRWMYPIERRYQTILSIRYLSTLNDYVRNKACLEGSIANGYLLQECLAYCARYMDDVEGRINRSSRNSTLGGDNDHVSGLFPTIGQPYGRKEGFMMDEKQKTQAHRYVLFNSDCKEIESLREEHVTHIKRITRRTRPTPIVLDRMHNEEFSDWLKIFVNDPNNQNDERITDDVKSLAFGPMPIARRFHAFNMNNGYKFRTKEYERNKKTQNSGVMVVAKTQSYASPRDTRPIIGDVTYYGVLTDIIELNYYNRFKIVLFRCNWVDVNHASGMKKDKLNFTLVNLSSSIDSGERLSDEPFVFASQAQQVIYVQDRTQSDWFIPEPIRPRDTFDRGDDSVEQDLPVENEFQGTSSGQQNIEIDIADMTWMSSDVAMTKRRRLTKIRVSANTSTSAASTSTEDVNNGREEKLLKTWR; encoded by the exons tccTTCCTAAAGGTGAAACAGTGCCAGACTCCCTCCACGAGGCGGATAAAATCATTAAGGGAATAAGTCTTGGTTATGAGAAAATTCACGCgtgcccaaatgattgtatgcTTTTTCGTAAAGACAAGGCTAAAAATGATAATTGTAGTGTATGTGGAGCATCTCGATGGAAACCTTCAAATGAAGAGTGCAAGGGGGGTTCTTCTAGTACTAaggcaaagaaagaaagaaagattcCAATTAAGGTTTTAAGGTATTTTCCCTTGAAACCAAGGCTCCAAAGGTTGTACATGTCATCCAAAACCGCCGAAGATATGATATGGCACGACAAGGATCGCAAAAAAGAGAACGGTGTTTTGAGACACCCAGCTGATACTGAGGCATGGCAGAGTTTTGATAGGAAATATCCAGAGTACGCGTTAGAACCTCGAAATGTAAGATTGGGATTAGCTAGTGATGGTTTCAATCCTTTTGGCGAAAAGCGAAGCACATATAGTACATGGCCAGTCATTTTGGCGGCATATAACTTGCCACCATGGTTGTGCATGAAGAAAGAGTATATTATGCTTTTAATGATAATTCCTGGCCCTAAAGCCCCGGGAAATGACATTGACACTTACTTACAACCTCTTATAGATGATCTGAAAGAACTATGGGAGGTAGGTGTGCCAACATATGATGCCTATAAAAAGGAAACCTTTCAGCTTCACGCTTCTCTTCTTTGGACTATAAATGATTTTCCtgcttatggaaatttgtctGGTTGGTGTGTTTATGGTAAAAATGCATGTCCTTATTGTAATAAGGACACATGGTCTAAGCGATACAACAATAGTGGGAAGGTTTTTTACTTGGGTGGTCGAATGTTTCTTGATATAGATCATAAGTATCGATATGATGAAAAATCCTTTGACAATACTAAGGAGTTTAGACCTGCTCCTATTCCACCATCAGGATCTGAAGTGTTACAACAATTAAAGAACATCGTGTTTGCACTTGGGAAAACAACTAAAGATGAAATAAGTGGTGTGGTGAAAAACACGTGGAAAAAGGAAAGCAGATTGTTTGACCTTCCTTACTGGAAGGATAATTTATTGCGACATAACCTTGATGTGATGCATATAGAGAAAAATGTATGTGATAACATAATCAACACACTTTTAAATGTGCCTAAGAAGTCAAAGGATAACTTGAAGGCTCGTCGCACTTTGGAAGAAATCTGG GCAAAAGACCGATTTTGTGAAGTACTGGAGAATGTTAAATTTCCAGATGGGCATGCGTCAAATATTTCACGATGTGTGATGAAGCGAAAGTTACACGGGCTTAAAAGCCATGATTGTCACGTATTGATGCAATTATTACTTCCTATGGCTATGCGAGAGAGCGTCAATGAAAAGGTTGCCTCCGTTTTGATTGAGTTATGTGACTTTTTTCGAGCTTTATGCGCTAAAACCCTTGTTGTGAGTGAGTTGGAGAAACTTCAAAAAAGAATTGTGGTTACACTTTGTAACATGGAGAAAAATATTCCACCAACCTTTTTCACTATTATGGTGCATTTGGTGGTTCATTTGGCCGATGAAGCTAAAATCGGCGGTCCTGTCAATAATCGATGGATGTATCCTATTGAGAG GAGATATCAAACAATTTTGTCTATTAGGTACTTGTCAACTCTTAATGATTATGTGCGAAATAAAGCATGTCTGGAGGGTTCAATAGCCAATGGATATCTTCTTCAAGAGTGCTTGGCGTATTGTGCTAGATATATGGATGATGTTGAAGGACGAATCAACCGTTCAAGTAGGAATAGTACGCTTGGTGGTGACAATGACCATGTTTCTGGTCTTTTTCCCACAATTGGACAACCTTATGGACGTAAGGAAGGATTTATGATGGATGAGAAACAAAAGACTCAAGCACATCGATATGTGCTTTTCAATTCTGATTGCAAGGAAATAGAATCATTACGAGA GGAACATGTTACCCACATTAAGAGAATTACAAGACGAACTCGTCCGACGCCGATTGTGTTAGATCGTATGCATAATGAAGAGTTTAGTGATTGGTTGAAAATTTTT GTGAATGATCCTAATAACCAAAATGATGAAAGAATCACAGATGATGTGAAATCACTTGCATTTGGTCCAATGCCTATTGCAAGAAGATTTCACGCTTTCAATATGAATAATGGTTATAAATTCCGTACTAAAGAATATGAGAGGAACAAGAAGACTCAAAATAGTGGTGTGATGGTTGTGGCAAAGACACAAAGTTACGCTAGTCCAAGAGATACGCGGCCTATAATAGGTGACGTGACATACTATGGGGTGTTAACTGATATTATTGAGTTGAATTATTATAATAGGTTTAAGATCGTCTTGTTTAGGTGTAATTGGGTGGATGTGAACCATGCGAGTGGAATGAAGAAAGATAAGTTAAATTTTACCCTCGTTAATTTATCAAGCTCGATAGATTCCGGTGAGCGTTTAAGCGATGAGCCTTTTGTGTTTGCATCTCAGGCTCAACAGGTTATTTATGTACAAGATCGAACGCAAAGTGATTGGTTTATTCCTGAACCAATAAGGCCAAGAGATACTTTTGACAGGGGTGATGATAGTGTTGAACAAGATTTACCGGTGGAGAACGAATTTCAAGGAACAAGTTCAGGGCAACAAAATATTGAGATTGATATTGCTGACATGACCTGGATGTCAAGTGAT GTTGCAATGACAAAAAGAAGGCGTTTAACAAAGATTCGAGTGTCTGCTAATACTTCCACCTCCGCTGCTTCCACTTCCACTGAGGATGTTAACAATGGGCGGGAAGAGAAGCTACTGAAAACATGGAGATGA
- the LOC110787703 gene encoding leucine-rich repeat protein 1-like — MCQGTIYLAKSRNISSCSSLIHLGIFNNRLVGGLPTEIGFLSHLQYLLLSKNNLTGTIPSSIGNLSSLVEIYASRNKVGRIPVSIGKLTNLPVLALGDNKLTGTVPSSIFNISFLKILDFHTSDTNYRTFF; from the coding sequence ATGTGTCAAGGAACAATTTATCTGGCCAAATCCCGGAATATTTCTAGTTGCTCTAGTCTTATTCACCTGGGCATCTTTAATAACAGATTGGTTGGAGGGCTCCCTACTGAGATTGGTTTCTTGTCACATCTGCAATATCTTTTATTATCCAAAAACAACTTGACAGGAACCATCCCTTCATCTATAGGGAACCTGTCATCTCTGGTTGAGATCTATGCTTCCAGAAACAAAGTTGGAAGGATCCCTGTTAGCATAGGGAAACTTACGAACCTCCCTGTTCTTGCATTAGGCGATAATAAGTTGACTGGAACAGTCCCATCATCAATCTTCAACATCTCTTTCCTGAAAATTCTAGATTTCCATACTAGTGATACTAATTATCGTACATTCTTTTGA